The [Eubacterium] siraeum genome contains a region encoding:
- a CDS encoding DEAD/DEAH box helicase family protein, translating to MSKKHEPDNFEQMSIFGIMNLLDNTENTLSSDDISKIIDKLSDAKRKKESIEAKKRRQEERERREREAREAKERKEAHIREVTSMDLPLDWENVFNQDVRTEGVHADSISDGLMYSLSNLGRVDIEYISSITGEDYKTIICALKGSIYQNPETWGECFYKGWETSEEYLSGNMIRKWKAAKEADKEYNGYFAENIKAIEKVIPPTVATNDIYITLGSPWVPADVIDDFIEYLLGDWRRHWYSINDEKDFHTKHDELTGTWEIPFKSRCNHDVKVTRTYGTDRINALHILERTLNMKSVAVTDEVVCNTNSSGKKRVINQSETILAIEKQNKMIKAFQKWVWEDDARKERLERIFENKFSCIRRRIFDGSFLRFPDMSAQINLYPYQKDAVVRIIFTPNTLLAHDVGAGKTYVMIAAAMEMRRMGLSEKNMFVVPNNIVGQWKNIFHEMYPSADILCVDPKSFALSKRESVLERIRDNDFDGIIIAYSCFEQIPLSKGYYQNLLIDEQKHIAEIAGKKNKATSRLKKKQEAVSKALSELSVAMDDLYNGVYFDDLGITRLFVDEAHNFKNVPIETKTNNVLGINSSGSKRCQDMMDKVHMIQKKNDGKGVVLATGTPIITGYLRSQMPILRCLCRTASQDYVVLFCFFGVRLIRICKIIYINTIILGIPNRFISSATIMLNIAYNEV from the coding sequence ATGAGCAAGAAGCACGAACCTGATAATTTTGAGCAGATGTCTATCTTCGGAATAATGAATCTGTTAGACAACACGGAAAACACATTAAGTTCAGATGATATATCAAAGATTATTGATAAGTTATCCGATGCAAAACGAAAAAAAGAATCTATCGAAGCTAAGAAGAGACGGCAAGAAGAGCGTGAGAGAAGAGAAAGAGAAGCTCGTGAAGCAAAGGAACGTAAGGAAGCCCATATCAGAGAAGTTACAAGCATGGACCTTCCGCTCGACTGGGAAAATGTGTTCAATCAGGATGTAAGGACTGAAGGAGTTCACGCTGATAGCATTTCCGATGGCCTTATGTACAGTCTGTCTAATCTCGGACGGGTTGATATTGAATATATTTCTTCAATAACAGGAGAGGACTACAAGACAATTATCTGTGCGCTGAAAGGCTCTATTTATCAGAACCCGGAAACTTGGGGCGAGTGCTTCTATAAAGGCTGGGAAACCTCTGAGGAATATCTGTCCGGCAACATGATAAGAAAATGGAAGGCAGCTAAAGAAGCCGATAAAGAATACAACGGATATTTTGCTGAAAATATAAAGGCGATTGAAAAAGTCATTCCCCCGACCGTAGCGACAAATGATATTTATATTACGCTTGGTTCTCCGTGGGTTCCTGCTGATGTAATTGACGATTTTATAGAGTATCTTCTTGGCGATTGGCGCAGACACTGGTATAGCATCAATGATGAAAAAGATTTCCATACTAAACACGATGAATTGACTGGCACTTGGGAAATACCATTCAAAAGCAGATGTAATCACGACGTTAAGGTAACACGAACGTATGGTACTGACAGAATAAACGCCCTTCATATTCTCGAAAGGACATTAAATATGAAGTCGGTAGCTGTTACCGATGAGGTTGTATGTAATACAAATTCATCAGGCAAGAAAAGAGTTATTAACCAGTCTGAAACCATTCTCGCCATTGAAAAGCAAAATAAAATGATTAAAGCGTTCCAGAAGTGGGTTTGGGAGGATGACGCAAGAAAAGAAAGACTTGAAAGGATTTTTGAGAATAAATTCAGTTGTATTCGCAGAAGAATTTTTGACGGATCGTTTTTGCGGTTTCCTGATATGTCTGCGCAGATAAACCTTTATCCCTACCAAAAGGATGCGGTGGTACGTATCATTTTTACGCCGAACACGCTTCTTGCTCACGACGTCGGTGCCGGAAAAACCTACGTTATGATCGCTGCTGCAATGGAAATGCGCCGTATGGGGTTGTCTGAAAAGAATATGTTTGTCGTTCCTAATAACATAGTCGGTCAATGGAAAAACATTTTTCATGAAATGTATCCAAGTGCTGATATTCTTTGTGTCGACCCGAAAAGTTTCGCACTCTCAAAAAGAGAAAGTGTTCTCGAAAGAATACGAGACAATGACTTCGATGGTATTATTATAGCGTACAGTTGCTTTGAGCAGATTCCGTTGTCAAAAGGATATTATCAAAACCTGCTTATTGATGAGCAGAAACATATCGCAGAAATAGCGGGCAAAAAGAACAAAGCCACTTCTCGTTTGAAGAAAAAGCAAGAGGCGGTTTCAAAAGCTTTATCCGAACTTTCCGTTGCAATGGATGATTTGTATAACGGCGTGTATTTTGATGATTTGGGAATAACAAGACTCTTTGTAGATGAGGCACACAATTTCAAAAACGTCCCGATTGAAACAAAGACGAACAACGTTCTCGGTATTAACAGCTCCGGATCTAAAAGATGTCAGGATATGATGGACAAAGTACACATGATTCAGAAAAAGAACGACGGAAAAGGCGTTGTGCTTGCAACCGGCACACCCATAATCACAGGGTATCTACGGTCACAAATGCCGATTTTACGTTGTTTATGCAGAACAGCATCACAGGATTATGTGGTGCTGTTCTGCTTTTTCGGTGTTCGGTTAATAAGAATCTGCAAGATTATATATATCAACACCATTATTCTTGGCATACCGAACCGCTTTATAAGCTCCGCCACTATTATGCTGAATATAGCATACAATGAGGTTTGA